The Arachis hypogaea cultivar Tifrunner chromosome 16, arahy.Tifrunner.gnm2.J5K5, whole genome shotgun sequence genome contains a region encoding:
- the LOC112756530 gene encoding polygalacturonase-like, whose product MNRYLLLFSFFVSSIVVPFVGCYNAKLQKGPLVESTNVEDDYNINDRSWWRFKGLVMQSKDVVGGDRTSSSSSSHLRKVINVNDYGACGDGGDASSNTQAFEKAWQTACSSGKTILLVPKGNIYQLKPIRFSGPCKSDIQVQIEGTIEATDEASDYYSNDSKYWLVFDNVKKLLVHGGGTIDGNGKIWWQKSCKRDKTLPCKDAPTALTFSNCSNLRVENLYISNAQQMHVRIQGCKNVIASGINVTAPGDSPNTDGIHVTNSHNVQISDSVIGTGDDCISIVSGSKNILATNITCGPGHGISIGSLGKGNSEAYVSGVTVKRAQISGTTNGVRIKTWQGGSGLASYIQFKHIVMENVTNPILIDQNYCDKPNKSCPKQKSAVQISNVLYQNISGTSASDVAVKFDCSDSVPCQDIILEDINLQSFEGDKDAEALCNNVKVSYYGDVNPSCCS is encoded by the exons ATGAATAGatatcttcttctcttttcatTCTTTGTTAGTAGCATAGTAGTTCCTTTTGTTGGTTGTTATAATGCAAAATTACAAAAGGGCCCACTTGTTGAGAGTACAAATGTTGAAGATGATTATAATATTAATGATAGATCATGGTGGAGATTCAAGGGGTTAGTCATGCAAAGCAAAGATGTTGTTGGTGGCGATcggacttcttcttcttcttcttcacatttGCGTAAAGTTATTAATGTAAATGATTATGGAGCTTGTGGTGATGGAGGGGATGCTTCTTCTAATACACAG GCGTTTGAGAAGGCATGGCAAACAGCATGTTCTAGTGGCAAAACAATTCTTTTGGTACCTAAAGGAAATATTTACCAACTCAAACCAATCAGATTCTCTGGTCCTTGCAAATCTGACATCCAAGTCCAG ATTGAAGGAACAATTGAAGCAACAGATGAGGCATCAGATTATTATAGCAATGATAGCAAATACTGGCTTGTATTTGATAATGTTAAGAAACTATTAGTCCATGGTGGTGGAACCATTGATGGAAATGGCAAAATATGGTGGCAAAAATCGTGTAAAAGGGACAAAACCTTG CCATGCAAGGATGCCCCTACG GCTTTGACATTCTCAAATTGCAGTAATTTGAGGGTTGAGAATTTGTATATATCAAATGCCCAACAAATGCATGTTAGAATTCAAGGTTGCAAAAATGTTATAGCTTCTGGGATTAATGTGACGGCACCAGGGGATAGCCCTAACACTGATGGAATTCATGTCACTAATAGTCACAACGTCCAAATCTCTGACTCCGTTATAGGAACTG GTGACGATTGTATATCAATTGTAAGTGGATCAAAAAATATTCTAGCTACAAATATAACGTGCGGACCTGGCCATGGTATCAG TATTGGAAGCTTGGGGAAGGGAAACTCCGAGGCATATGTTTCAGGAGTAACAGTGAAGCGAGCTCAGATTTCTGGAACTACAAATGGAGTTAGAATTAAGACATGGcag GGAGGGTCAGGACTTGCTAGCTACATCCAGTTTAAACACATTGTGATGGAAAATGTGACCAATCCAATTTTGATAGACCAGAATTACTGTGACAAACCAAATAAGTCATGCCCAAAACAA AAATCAGCGGTTCAGATATCAAATGTGTTGTACCAAAACATATCAGGGACAAGTGCTTCAGATGTGGCTGTGAAGTTTGATTGTAGTGACTCAGTTCCATGCCAAGACATAATATTGGAGGACATTAACCTCCAAAGTTTTGAAGGAGACAAAGATGCTGAAGCTTTATGCAACAATGTAAAAGTCTCTTATTATGGAGACGTTAACCCTAGCTGCTGCTCATAG